Proteins encoded by one window of Phosphitispora fastidiosa:
- a CDS encoding ATP-binding protein, whose product MKNYLQLARHEGNSALFDVVEMTVISSKWGVPLHLHAEGLRGTGKTTIMRAARDIFPRITRIKGCLYNCDPQRPHCPAHRDLHPDVIAQLETEEIPMPFLEISHSAKIGTIVGSIDLAGITDRTNPTAAILPGIIPQAHRGIIFIDEINRLADTSPELTDVLLDVMGTKPGRVQIEETGLPVVEIPVQVSVWAASNPDEEPGPLQEIRRQLADRFDLVIDMKRTDDPDAIANILKQASHVRIQEPVNPLDIQARNIRARKELEGIARKHAGLDLPDFLRNYIARLYVKYDIESFRAIEAIQHAALLNCALRQRDTVLVSDVITVLPLALRHRVDVEVLTRIMNSTPGHSSTPVNTVSASAGRDDETLAVTDSPEPVPVKEKQSADGKSLVNRMLNTLGLKKDHDEISFAAANTQSDLPEVSETPGHPPDLKRISEINLNDLIRTDKNLKP is encoded by the coding sequence GTGAAAAACTACCTGCAGTTAGCCCGTCACGAGGGCAACAGCGCCCTCTTTGACGTTGTCGAAATGACAGTCATTTCGTCCAAATGGGGGGTTCCCCTGCATCTTCATGCAGAAGGTCTCAGAGGGACCGGAAAAACAACTATTATGCGTGCAGCCAGGGATATCTTCCCACGGATAACCAGAATCAAGGGCTGCCTGTACAACTGTGATCCGCAAAGGCCTCACTGCCCAGCACACAGGGATCTTCACCCTGATGTCATTGCCCAGCTGGAAACCGAGGAAATTCCAATGCCATTTCTGGAAATTTCTCATTCCGCTAAGATAGGAACTATTGTCGGAAGTATTGACCTAGCCGGAATCACTGACAGAACAAACCCAACCGCAGCTATTCTGCCAGGCATCATTCCACAGGCACACCGGGGTATCATTTTCATTGATGAAATTAACAGGCTCGCTGACACTTCTCCTGAACTCACTGATGTCCTGCTTGATGTTATGGGTACCAAACCCGGCCGTGTCCAGATCGAGGAAACAGGACTTCCGGTTGTGGAGATTCCTGTTCAAGTCTCCGTCTGGGCTGCTTCCAACCCTGACGAGGAACCCGGTCCGCTTCAGGAAATCAGGCGTCAATTGGCCGACCGCTTTGATTTGGTAATTGATATGAAGCGGACCGATGACCCTGACGCAATTGCCAATATCCTTAAACAGGCCAGTCACGTCAGGATTCAGGAACCGGTTAACCCACTGGACATCCAGGCGCGGAATATCAGGGCCAGAAAAGAGCTTGAGGGTATTGCCAGAAAACATGCCGGACTTGACTTGCCTGACTTCCTTAGAAACTACATTGCCAGGCTTTATGTCAAGTATGATATCGAGAGCTTCCGGGCTATCGAAGCAATCCAGCATGCTGCCCTGTTAAACTGTGCCCTGAGACAGCGTGATACCGTACTGGTAAGTGATGTTATCACAGTGCTGCCCCTCGCCCTGCGCCACCGGGTTGACGTGGAAGTACTGACAAGAATAATGAATTCCACTCCCGGACATTCTTCAACTCCCGTGAATACGGTTTCCGCAAGCGCGGGCCGGGATGATGAAACCCTGGCAGTAACCGATTCTCCCGAACCTGTGCCGGTAAAAGAAAAACAATCTGCTGACGGTAAATCTCTGGTAAACAGGATGCTCAACACTCTCGGCTTAAAAAAGGACCACGATGAAATAAGCTTTGCTGCTGCAAACACTCAGTCGGACCTCCCGGAGGTTTCCGAAACTCCCGGTCATCCTCCGGACCTGAAACGGATAAGTGAAATCAATTTAAATGACCTCATTCGGACTGACAAAAACCTTAAGCCCTGA